A genomic region of Corticium candelabrum chromosome 22, ooCorCand1.1, whole genome shotgun sequence contains the following coding sequences:
- the LOC134197161 gene encoding transmembrane protein 243-like produces the protein MASSVPLIRTSNDMNKPLFGEDSNRTKFVYITIALVTAAMVLFTFISAFTLAKNGLNVRNVYFAFVLLLVVIPLVVVSYWYNQGTLDPKFKIFIYYNCFTTVLLCISGNLYFHEV, from the exons ATGGCGAGTAGTGTTCCTCTTATTCGTACTTCCAACGATATGAATAAGCCATTATTCGGAGAAGACAGCAACAGG ACCAAGTTCGTATACATTACCATTGCTCTAGTAACGGCTGCAATGGTTCTA TTTACGTTTATAAGTGCTTTTACGTTGGCAAAGAATGGGCTAAATGTGCGAAACGTGTACTTCGCTTTCGTTCTGCTGCTTGTCGTCATTCCATTAGTTGTAGTG TCATACTGGTATAATCAAGGAACGCTGGATCCAAAATTCAAGATCTTCATCTACTACAACTGCTTTACGACTGTGCTTCTTTGTATCAGTGGCAACCTCTATTTCCATGAAGTCTAG
- the LOC134197160 gene encoding xaa-Pro aminopeptidase 3-like, giving the protein MWKGSRGLSLLTSVTSGFLVRRSCILSKFWTNREFNSSSKCSTPQLQVASQPLASTHPHLIKAGELTPGITAKEYRDRRTRLMSLIGQSHNGMTHPHHVVIIPSSMTNYMSQDVPYTFRQNSDFLYLTGCQESDCLLILESIPGCSLPEHRATFFVQPQDSRWETWNGPRCSVQGAVNIFGMDEGREVCDLSLYLQRFLWTPHCVWYDYLNPANADFHTTISTSLINSSESTFKSVRPVVPEIHKLRVIKSESEIQVIRKSAKIAAESFQEVLQYGQPGMTELEIGAKMEYECKKRGAERMAYPPVVGAGDRATILHYLVNSHIANDGDLVLMDAGCEYHGYASDITRTWPINGKFTEAQRQLYDVVHRVQSACIRLVRPGTTLNEIHEVTETLMTGELGKLDLIKKSIFASRAFDQMVPHHVGHYLGLDTHDTPTVTRDTPLQPGMVITIEPGVYCPKHIDWIPKKYRGIGIRIEDDVLVTQTGYEILTTDIPTDANLIESLAST; this is encoded by the exons ATGTGGAAGGGAAGTCGAGGTCTCAGTTTGCTTACTTCAGTTACTAGCGGTTTTTTAGTGCGGAGGTCTTGCATACTTTCAAAGTtttggacaaacagagaattCAACTCTTCATCAAAATGTTCAACACCTCAACTGCAAGTTGCCAGTCAACCTTTAGCATCTACACATCCTCATTTGATAAAAGCGGGCGAGT TGACTCCTGGAATAACAGCAAAGGAGTACAGAGATCGTAGAACACGTCTGATGAG CCTCATTGGACAGTCTCACAATGGAATGACCCATCCTCACCATGTTGTCATTATTCCGTCATCAATGACAAATTACATGAGCCAGGATGTACC GTATACATTTAGGCAGAATAGTGACTTTTTATATCTCACAGGATGTCAAGAGTCGGATTGTTTGCTTATACTAG AATCAATTCCTGGTTGTTCATTGCCAGAACACAGAGCAACTTTTTTTGTTCAGCCTCAAGACTCACGTTG GGAGACTTGGAATGGTCCTCGGTGCTCAGTTCAAGGAGCTGTAAACATCTTTGGAATGGACGAA GGCCGAGAAGTCTGTGATCTATCGCTGTATTTGCAAAG GTTTCTTTGGACTCCCCACTGTGTGTGGTATGATTACCTCAATCCTGCAAATGCTGATTTTCATACAACCATCTCAACTAGTCTTATCAACAGCAGTGAATCGACTTTCAAAA GTGTTCGTCCAGTTGTTCCCGAGATCCATAAATTGAGAGTCATCAAGTCAGAATCAGAAATCCAAGTCATAAGAAAGTCAGCAAAAATTGCAGCAGAATCATTCCAAGAG GTTTTGCAATACGGACAACCAGGTATGACCGAGCTAGAAATTGGTGCCAAAATGGAGTACGAATGCAAGAAACGAGGAGCAGAAAGAATGGCATACCCACCAGTAGTCGGAGCTGGAGATCGAGCTACGATTCTCCACTATCTAGTCAATTCTCACATAGCGAA TGATGGAGACCTTGTATTAATGGATGCAGGGTGTGAGTATCATGGATATGCCAGTGACATAACTAGAACGTGGCCAATTAATGGGAAATTTACTGAAGCACAACGACAGCTGTATGATGTTGTTCATCGTGTCCAAAGTGCATGTATCAGG CTTGTACGACCAGGAACTACTTTAAATGAGATTCACGAGGTGACTGAGACGTTGATGACTGGTGAACTAGGAA AACTTGACCTTATAAAGAAGAGTATCTTTGCAAGTCGG GCCTTTGATCAGATGGTTCCACACCATGTTGGACACTACTTAGGCCTGGACACTCATGATACACCAACAGTTACACGTGACACTCCCCTTCAGCCTGGAATGGTGATTACTATTGAGCCTGGAGTCTACTGTCCTAAACACATTGATTGGATCCCTAAAAA GTACAGAGGGATTGGAATCAGAATTGAAGACGACGTTCTGGTGACACAGACTGGTTACGAAATTTTAACAACTGATATTCCAACTGATGCAAACCTAATTGAATCACTAGCTTCTACATAG
- the LOC134197445 gene encoding spondin-2-like — protein MMPSYLNLIICSLSVCLSLFGHSSGCGWTSENDIQCDCVATYTVTFRTLWSAQSHPKDYPRSAHWSPLVGGSHNSNYTMWAPGGMSSRGVQNVAEFGGTSTLCNEMQQSRSVYDTLRLSGISPGTGTRTGQLTLGCSYSLVSLVSMIAPSPDWIVGVHSLNLRNGTSWISSYSVDLFPYDAGTDSGLTFTAPNQRTNPKEPIYRLTETNPDDQRSSFYGTRMVARMAVLNFDLLSQTCPTSPPKSLPTPSPSVETVQTSESTVCNGTISYLIRFQGMWSNDTLPRQFPPKARFSHLTGGSHSSNYTLWRPGDRVVAKSVIDLVSKGQNKGLKKAMKKDKRVLHVVALKGKSGARRTKRQIDLDASHTFVSLMGKITPSPDWFIGVSHVNLCNNVTGWVTKHSVDLFPYDAGLNSQVTFVKSRTSMSSKLQEPEPIYRITGSKPNNSEGSFYGYNPVPRLGVLTFQKM, from the coding sequence ATGATGCCGTCCTATCTCAATCTCATAATCTgtagtctatctgtctgcctgtcgcTCTTTGGTCATTCGTCTGGATGCGGATGGACTTCAGAGAATGATATTCAGTGCGACTGTGTTGCCACGTACACAGTCACGTTCAGAACCTTATGGTCAGCTCAAAGTCATCCCAAAGATTACCCGAGATCAGCACATTGGTCACCATTGGTAGGAGGAAGTCACAATTCTAACTACACCATGTGGGCACCAGGTGGAATGTCATCCCGAGGGGTGCAAAATGTGGCCGAATTTGGTGGCACCTCCACGCTGTGCAACGAAATGCAGCAATCAAGAAGTGTTTATGACACCCTGCGGTTGTCTGGCATCTCTCCTGGCACTGGAACAAGGACTGGACAACTGACTTTGGGTTGTTCGTACTCTCTAGTCTCTCTTGTTTCTATGATAGCTCCAAGTCCAGACTGGATTGTCGGTGTACACAGCTTGAACCTAAGAAATGGCACTTCCTGGATTAGTTCTTACTCTGTCGACTTGTTTCCATATGATGCTGGCACAGACAGTGGCTTAACATTTACAGCTCCAAATCAAAGAACAAACCCCAAGGAACCAATTTATCGGCTAACAGAGACAAATCCAGACGACCAACGAAGCTCCTTTTATGGAACAAGAATGGTAGCTAGAATGGCTGTTTTGAATTTCGATCTACTTTCACAAACATGTCCAACATCTCCACCTAAAAGTTTGCCAACTCCATCTCCAAGTGTAGAGACTGTCCAGACGAGTGAATCTACAGTCTGCAATGGCACCATTTCGTACTTAATTAGATTTCAAGGTATGTGGTCCAACGACACTCTTCCAAGACAATTTCCACCTAAAGCTCGTTTTAGTCATCTGACTGGTGGAAGTCATTCATCCAACTACACCCTGTGGAGACCTGGAGATCGTGTAGTTGCAAAGAGTGTTATAGACTTGGTGTCTAAAGGTCAAAACAAAGGACTAAAGAAAGCGATGAAAAAGGACAAAAGAGTACTACATGTTGTTGCTTTGAAAGGAAAATCTGGTGCAAGACGAACAAAACGACAAATTGATCTCGATGCTTCGCATACATTTGTGTCGTTGATGGGCAAGATAACTCCTAGTCCTGATTGGTTTATCGGTGTCTCTCATGTAAACTTGTGCAACAACGTGACGGGCTGGGTTACCAAACATAGTGTTGATCTCTTCCCTTATGATGCCGGTCTCAACAGTCAAGTCACGTTTGTAAAATCACGGACTTCGATGTCTAGCAAACTACAAGAACCCGAACCAATCTACAGGATCACTGGATCGAAACCAAACAATTCCGAAGGTTCATTTTATGGCTACAATCCAGTGCCAAGGTTGGGTGTACTGACATTCCAGAAGATGTGA
- the LOC134197370 gene encoding uncharacterized protein LOC134197370 — protein MRSKALHMAIEGWNFCNRAGANAHPSPRYADCFDMKSLGPGVGGNKIRESDNQLAPPQPIPGMSHTPSDMELYTEEKERYLGDLCQTKSLGPTGGNWSFWTQMLKSGNFDASLNQCSKADSRQSHELGFRLPPRSLQYGHSGPMNQPVIHNQWSSIDTVGMIRGGFNGSYDNFNSSFFSVQWFKNERGSWVLQNELQTGGQYPYLMLYNRADSTRLGNGGYPWEGRGVLLEPAKSPGFVMQILLNVTECNAPGAQFYMPEFGGCWKNDGSPCDGDLATDCTRYVCFIINPGVFGHKGCSPTSPHRCPPYHVLTNGTLVSRNDTKNFPYDCYYYWCAPPNSNAPSSEKCDPYSNPMSQELVQILPCSEWGEHGFPSKLGDGWVGDARLWTLQAGDLANRVYFTGSEPKGGREWLSLEIGPEVYQSSSLIRWDVSDWDVLQTDAL, from the exons ATGAGAAGTAAGGCGCTGCATATGGCTATAGAAGGATGGAACTTCTGCAACAGAGCAG GTGCGAATGCTCATCCTTCCCCACGGTACGCTGACTGTTTCGACATGAAGTCGCTCGGCCCGGGTGTAGGTGGTAACAAAATTCGCGAATCGGACAACCAGTTAGCTCCACCTCAACCAATACCCGGAATGTCTCACACACCTAGTGATATGGAGCTGTATACCGAAGAGAAAGAACGCTATCTGGGAGACCTCTGTCAAACCAAG TCTCTAGGCCCGACGGGTGGAAATTGGTCATTCTGGACTCAGATGCTTAAGAGTGGAAATTTTGATGCGAGTCTTAACCAGTGCTCAAAAGCAGACTCTAGACAGTCACACGAATTAGGTTTCCGTCTACCACCGCGTTCTCTTCAGTACGGGCATTCGGGTCCGATGAATCAGCCTGTCATACATAACCAGTGGTCGTCTATAGACACAGTGGGAATGATCCGAGGCGGTTTCAATGGATCATATGATAACTTTA ATTCGTCATTCTTCAGTGTTCAATGGTTTAAAAATGAGCGAGGTTCTTGGGTTCTTCAGAATGAGTTGCAGACCGGCGGTCAATATCCTTACCTGATGCTGTACAACCGAGCAGACAGCACACGGCTGGGAAACGGAGGTTACCCCTGGGAAGGGAGAGGCGTCCTACTTGAACCAGCCAAGTCTCCAGGCTTTGTGATGCAAATACTGTTGAATGTGACGGAGTGCAATGCACCCGGTGCTCAGTTTTACATGCCTGAATTCGGTGGCTGCTGGAAGAACGACGGCAGTCCTTGTGATGGAGATCTAGCCACCGATTGTACAAGATACGTTTGCTTCATTATAAACCCGGGCGTCTTCGGTCACAAAGGCTGCTCCCCAACAAGTCCACACCGATGCCCTCCGTACCACGTCCTTACCAACGGTACTCTCGTCAGTAGAAACGATACGAAAAATTTTCCATATGACTGTTATTACTACTGGTGTGCTCCTCCCAATTCCAATGCACCCAGTAGCGAAAAATGTGATCCGTACAGCAATCCGATGTCACAAGAGCTTGTGCAGATCTTGCCTTGTAGTGAATGGGGAGAGCATGGATTTCCAAGTAAATTGGGAGATGGGTGGGTTGGAGATGCTCGGCTGTGGACACTGCAGGCTGGAGATCTTGCTAACCGAGTGTACTTCACGGGATCTGAACCGAAGGGAGGACGAGAATGGCTTAGTCTAGAGATCGGACCGGAAGTTTACCAGAGCAGCTCCTTGATACGCTGGGATGTGTCCGATTGGGATGTTCTGCAAACTGATGCATTGTAA